One Polaribacter sp. KT25b DNA segment encodes these proteins:
- a CDS encoding gliding motility-associated C-terminal domain-containing protein, giving the protein MLKKHYKVLFFFLLITHFLVAQTPPIAKVDYDTAEINTTLSVDAPGVLANDTDIDVDDILTVITFNVNGSSFLAGETASFSQGSIVINADGSYTFIPTLNYTGDNVPTISYTISDGTFTSVASLFLTVEQIDNLLEISGFGSCNQGFTVSGEYKVKYSLTFKNISTSRNSHPTSSIKNIDFINDLEAVFGNTCVTAVSELNIATNNNSRVYDYVNSTYYPLEFGNTAINSSFLDRTSNSVFNNSAINDLTLHPGQSVNVSFCVNIKPDCNGRPNPTPSGSGIDFNNVVNITSDRGSDTESLLLTDFHTTEAVVTAGLYIPEFYTPRFLNDVPPGVINSDGTYDYSNTVIITNEGTTTANNVNFNMGLGAFFANGISFKEIKITKVSGGSSVTINNLYDGNTESSLLMAGSSLAAGEKVILSIFYIIKPIYSGNYSYFYQLQNSQTQGSLDGLDETISSIKNRHSYVTWSDGLGNHLDRYYEASSPTESVSSELQCACTTSSMRFIFTSSSSTDKIITSVNKAPNDILEHEEVTFQIKIENTSESVQLEKLQLEDDLNSICGGNIVSVSKPFIQNSTATTNPTLNLNFDGTSDANIFDGTSGLLKINETITVEFTVLYAESCIGLNSAVFTSRDPLNNSTVSSKSVNVNASTDTDNDGIVNTDDLDDDNDTILDIDEYNGLNPLADDDLDFIPNYRDTDYDADANGDGIVDVFDFDSDGIPNHFDLDSDNDGILDIVEANNASKDSNNNGKTNNAVGANGFDNTLETNDSVNASSTYSIPNTDLTGNPNFTDIDADGDGIVDNIEAQLTDSYKTLNGIFSSEGIDTAFPNGINPIDTDNDTIFDYVDINSDNDIRDDIIEGWDIDSDGIAEKVASNLDADNDGLDDAFDTNRSIVNPTNGQVPTDFPNADNTDNPERDWREILAIIVLIDDITATEGEDFVFTIKLVTKNDNSILIESASPIVINFSTINGSDTTNVYDVATSPFDYNGFTNSFFTVPPLTNTIQFTVNSLDDNIYELVELFSLNGSITSNNTINNSIKGIGTLLDNDVAPSITMNNSREEEGIDLVHTITISHPCSTPILIEVNSGDILAISPEDYTSFLENLEIEGTIDPNNANTQVSFNISTNIDNLNELDEETLNVTGIVTSTNIGAQDLNKSGVILDIDPDPLVDIENVTVVEGETLVFTIRLLNENLKPMQNYRAINFILETIDDTTFANDDYKSISIFTNIPALTSSITQTVETINDVLNEDTETLFLQATTNLSNVSNTFIPTGTGFIKDDDYPNLFSPNSDGKSDFFKISGIEEYPNFKLIIVDRWGNEVYNYSNNGKVNPIWWNGYRNGKPVPAGVYFYTLDFNDGVTKPIRNFIELIR; this is encoded by the coding sequence ATGTTAAAGAAACACTATAAAGTATTATTTTTTTTCTTATTAATTACCCATTTTTTGGTTGCACAAACGCCACCTATTGCAAAAGTAGATTATGACACGGCAGAAATTAATACAACTTTAAGTGTTGATGCACCTGGTGTTTTAGCAAATGATACAGATATAGATGTAGATGATATTTTAACTGTTATAACATTTAATGTAAATGGATCTTCCTTTTTAGCAGGTGAAACTGCTAGTTTTTCACAAGGTAGTATTGTAATAAATGCAGACGGGAGTTATACTTTTATTCCCACATTAAATTATACTGGAGATAATGTTCCTACAATTTCTTACACTATTTCTGATGGTACTTTTACAAGTGTTGCCAGTTTATTTTTAACTGTAGAACAAATAGATAATTTATTAGAAATTTCAGGTTTTGGTAGTTGTAATCAAGGCTTTACTGTAAGTGGCGAATATAAAGTAAAGTATAGTTTAACATTTAAAAATATAAGTACTTCAAGAAATTCTCATCCTACAAGCTCTATAAAAAATATAGATTTTATTAATGATTTAGAAGCAGTTTTTGGCAATACTTGTGTAACTGCAGTAAGTGAACTTAATATTGCTACCAATAATAATTCTAGAGTATATGATTATGTTAATAGCACTTATTATCCTTTAGAATTTGGTAATACAGCAATAAATTCTAGTTTTTTAGACAGAACATCAAACTCTGTTTTTAATAATAGTGCAATAAATGATTTAACCTTACATCCTGGCCAAAGTGTTAATGTAAGTTTTTGCGTTAATATTAAACCAGATTGTAACGGCAGACCAAATCCAACTCCTTCTGGTTCTGGTATCGATTTTAATAATGTTGTAAATATTACTTCTGATAGAGGAAGTGATACAGAATCTCTTTTACTTACAGATTTTCATACTACAGAAGCCGTTGTTACTGCAGGTTTATACATACCAGAGTTTTATACACCAAGATTTTTAAATGATGTTCCTCCAGGAGTTATAAATTCTGATGGAACATACGATTATTCTAATACAGTAATTATTACAAATGAAGGAACAACTACCGCTAATAATGTAAATTTTAATATGGGGTTGGGAGCTTTTTTTGCTAATGGAATTTCTTTTAAAGAAATAAAAATCACAAAAGTATCAGGAGGGTCTTCTGTAACTATTAATAATCTTTATGATGGTAATACAGAAAGCTCTTTGTTAATGGCTGGCAGTTCTCTTGCAGCTGGAGAAAAAGTAATATTGAGCATATTTTATATTATAAAACCTATTTATTCAGGTAATTACAGTTATTTTTATCAACTACAGAATTCTCAAACACAAGGAAGTCTTGACGGTCTTGATGAAACTATTTCAAGCATTAAAAACAGGCATTCTTATGTTACATGGTCAGACGGTTTAGGAAATCATTTAGATCGATATTATGAAGCAAGTTCTCCTACTGAAAGTGTTTCGTCAGAATTGCAATGTGCGTGTACAACTTCAAGTATGCGATTTATATTTACTTCTTCATCTAGCACAGATAAAATAATTACATCTGTTAATAAAGCTCCAAACGATATTTTAGAACATGAAGAAGTTACATTTCAAATAAAAATTGAAAATACGAGCGAGTCTGTACAATTAGAAAAATTACAATTAGAAGATGATTTAAACAGTATTTGTGGTGGCAATATTGTCTCTGTAAGCAAACCTTTTATTCAAAATTCTACAGCAACTACAAATCCTACATTAAATTTAAATTTTGATGGTACTTCGGATGCTAATATTTTTGATGGAACATCAGGATTGTTAAAAATAAATGAAACAATTACTGTAGAGTTTACTGTTCTTTATGCTGAATCATGTATTGGCTTGAATTCTGCCGTTTTTACATCAAGAGATCCGTTAAATAATTCTACAGTTTCATCAAAATCAGTAAATGTAAATGCTTCAACAGATACAGATAATGACGGAATTGTAAACACAGATGATCTTGACGATGATAATGATACAATTTTAGATATTGATGAATATAATGGATTAAATCCTTTGGCTGATGACGATTTAGATTTTATACCAAATTATAGAGATACAGATTATGACGCTGATGCAAATGGAGACGGAATTGTAGATGTTTTTGATTTTGATAGCGATGGCATTCCTAATCATTTTGATTTAGATAGCGATAATGATGGAATTTTAGATATTGTTGAAGCCAATAATGCGTCTAAAGACAGCAATAATAATGGTAAAACTAATAATGCTGTTGGGGCAAATGGTTTTGATAATACGCTTGAAACGAATGATTCTGTAAATGCTTCAAGTACATATTCAATTCCAAATACAGATTTAACAGGAAACCCTAATTTTACAGATATTGATGCAGATGGAGATGGAATTGTAGACAATATTGAAGCACAATTAACCGATAGTTATAAAACATTAAATGGTATTTTTTCATCAGAAGGTATTGATACAGCATTTCCAAACGGAATAAATCCAATAGATACAGACAACGATACTATTTTTGATTATGTTGATATTAATTCTGATAATGATATTCGGGATGATATTATTGAAGGTTGGGATATAGATAGCGACGGAATTGCAGAAAAAGTAGCCTCAAATTTAGACGCAGATAATGATGGCCTTGATGATGCTTTTGATACAAATAGAAGTATAGTCAATCCAACAAATGGGCAAGTTCCTACAGATTTTCCAAACGCAGATAATACTGATAATCCAGAAAGAGATTGGAGAGAGATTTTAGCAATTATTGTTCTTATAGATGATATTACTGCAACCGAAGGAGAAGATTTTGTGTTTACAATTAAGTTGGTTACAAAAAATGATAATAGTATTTTAATTGAAAGCGCTTCACCAATTGTTATTAATTTTTCTACCATAAACGGATCAGATACAACAAATGTATATGATGTAGCTACTTCTCCTTTTGATTATAATGGTTTTACAAATTCTTTTTTCACGGTTCCTCCTTTAACAAATACAATTCAGTTTACAGTAAATTCTTTAGATGATAATATTTATGAATTAGTCGAATTATTTTCATTAAACGGATCAATAACATCAAACAATACCATAAATAATTCTATAAAAGGAATTGGTACTCTTTTAGATAATGATGTAGCACCTTCAATTACTATGAATAATTCTAGAGAAGAAGAAGGTATAGATTTAGTACATACAATTACAATTTCTCATCCTTGTTCTACACCAATTTTAATAGAAGTTAACTCGGGTGATATTCTTGCAATAAGTCCAGAAGATTATACTTCATTTTTAGAAAATTTAGAGATTGAAGGAACAATTGATCCAAATAATGCTAACACTCAGGTTTCATTTAATATATCAACTAACATAGATAATTTAAACGAATTAGATGAAGAAACCTTAAATGTAACAGGTATCGTTACATCAACAAATATAGGCGCACAAGATTTAAATAAATCGGGTGTAATTTTAGATATTGATCCAGATCCGTTAGTTGATATAGAAAACGTAACCGTTGTTGAAGGTGAAACTTTAGTATTTACAATTAGACTTTTGAATGAAAATTTAAAACCTATGCAAAATTATAGAGCAATAAATTTTATTTTAGAAACAATAGATGATACTACTTTTGCAAATGATGATTACAAATCAATATCAATATTTACTAATATACCTGCTTTAACATCTTCTATAACTCAAACTGTAGAAACCATAAACGACGTATTAAACGAAGATACAGAAACATTGTTTTTACAGGCAACAACAAACCTGTCTAATGTGTCTAATACTTTTATTCCAACAGGAACAGGTTTTATAAAAGATGATGATTATCCAAATTTATTTTCACCAAATTCTGATGGTAAAAGCGATTTTTTTAAAATTTCTGGTATTGAAGAGTATCCAAATTTTAAACTGATAATAGTAGATCGTTGGGGAAATGAAGTGTATAATTATAGCAATAATGGAAAAGTAAATCCTATTTGGTGGAATGGTTATCGAAATGGAAAACCAGTGCCTGCAGGTGTTTATTTTTATACCTTAGATTTTAATGACGGAGTTACAAAACCAATTAGAAATTTTATAGAATTAATTAGATGA
- the ppk2 gene encoding polyphosphate kinase 2, with protein sequence MDIKLTQSDIKKLNSKKGYMALLSKEPFNIVKALRYIDYQKKLEKLQTELIRMQTWAINNNERIIVVFQGRDAAGKGGAIRRVTERINPRHMRIIALPKPSEDEQSQWYFQRYVEQFPKAGEMVFFDRSWYNRAVVEPVNGFCTPEEYDIFMNQVNDFERMILESGIHLVKIYMSISKKEQAKRFEDIKNDPLKQWKMTKLDEKAQLLWDQYTEYKNAMFAKTNTKISPWKIIRANRKTEARVNVINHILKSIPYDKKLEI encoded by the coding sequence ATGGATATAAAATTAACACAATCAGACATAAAAAAGCTAAATTCTAAAAAAGGATATATGGCTTTGCTATCTAAAGAGCCTTTTAATATTGTTAAAGCTCTTAGATATATAGATTATCAGAAAAAATTAGAGAAATTGCAAACCGAGTTAATTAGAATGCAAACTTGGGCAATTAATAATAATGAACGTATAATTGTTGTTTTTCAAGGAAGAGATGCGGCAGGTAAAGGAGGCGCAATTAGAAGAGTTACAGAACGTATTAATCCACGTCATATGCGAATTATTGCATTGCCAAAACCATCCGAAGATGAGCAATCTCAATGGTATTTTCAACGATATGTAGAGCAGTTTCCTAAAGCAGGAGAAATGGTTTTTTTTGATAGAAGTTGGTATAATAGAGCCGTTGTAGAACCTGTAAATGGTTTTTGTACACCAGAAGAATATGATATTTTTATGAATCAAGTAAACGATTTTGAAAGGATGATTTTAGAATCTGGAATACACTTGGTTAAAATTTATATGTCTATTTCTAAAAAAGAACAAGCAAAACGTTTTGAAGACATTAAAAATGATCCTTTAAAACAATGGAAAATGACTAAATTAGACGAAAAAGCACAACTTTTATGGGATCAATACACAGAGTATAAAAATGCAATGTTTGCTAAAACAAACACTAAAATATCTCCTTGGAAAATAATTCGTGCTAATAGAAAAACGGAAGCAAGGGTTAATGTTATTAATCATATATTAAAGAGCATACCGTATGATAAAAAATTAGAAATCTAA
- a CDS encoding lipid A deacylase LpxR family protein, with the protein MKYLLSFCFIIFSFCIFSQEKLSKEFSFITENDLYVSTRKDRYYTNGIFLSYRYLSKTKKENQEKRILEWQIGHEMFSPYKAIVQSINDHDRPFASYLFGSFGVNRVYKNAKIFNTSLQIGIIGPNAFGKELQDFIHNLYGFRKATGWQYQIKNAFGLNFNTEYSQFLVKDASNYYDVSWINSAKLGTVYTNISSGFFARIGFKPLAKMINSIAFKTNLNNENTNFKREIESFFYIKPMVRYAFYDATLQGSFLNKSSLVTKEVVPFVFNLEAGFKFTANKFNFCYAFHYSTNKSKELRYNNGNIYGTISVNYLMH; encoded by the coding sequence ATGAAATACTTACTTTCTTTTTGTTTTATCATTTTTTCTTTCTGTATTTTTTCTCAAGAAAAACTCTCTAAAGAATTTAGTTTCATTACAGAAAACGATTTATATGTTTCTACTAGAAAAGATAGGTATTACACAAACGGAATCTTTTTAAGTTACAGATACCTCTCTAAAACAAAAAAAGAAAATCAGGAAAAAAGAATTTTAGAATGGCAAATTGGTCACGAAATGTTTAGCCCATATAAAGCTATTGTGCAAAGTATAAATGACCATGACAGACCTTTTGCTAGTTATTTATTTGGTAGTTTTGGCGTAAATCGTGTTTATAAAAATGCTAAAATTTTTAATACCAGCTTACAAATTGGTATAATTGGACCAAATGCTTTTGGTAAAGAATTACAAGATTTTATACATAATCTTTACGGTTTTAGAAAAGCAACCGGATGGCAATATCAAATAAAAAATGCCTTCGGATTAAATTTTAACACAGAATATTCTCAATTTTTAGTCAAAGATGCATCAAATTATTATGATGTTTCTTGGATAAACTCCGCCAAATTAGGAACCGTTTATACAAATATTTCTTCAGGCTTTTTTGCTAGAATTGGTTTTAAACCATTAGCTAAAATGATAAATTCTATTGCGTTTAAAACGAATTTAAATAATGAAAACACAAACTTTAAAAGAGAAATTGAATCTTTTTTTTATATAAAACCTATGGTTAGATATGCTTTTTATGATGCTACTTTACAAGGTAGCTTCTTAAACAAGTCTAGCTTAGTAACTAAAGAAGTAGTGCCTTTCGTTTTTAATTTAGAAGCTGGTTTTAAGTTTACTGCAAACAAGTTTAATTTTTGTTATGCATTTCATTACAGTACTAATAAATCAAAAGAATTAAGATATAATAATGGAAATATTTACGGCACAATTTCTGTTAATTATTTAATGCATTAA
- a CDS encoding ATP-dependent RecD-like DNA helicase, whose amino-acid sequence MHKIPTDFYKELLKKFPYTPTLKQGQLLNLLSIFIFNEEKDALFLLKGYAGTGKTTIISTFVNTLSSVGKKAVLLAPTGRAAKVISLYSKRPAFTIHKKIYFPKKQSNGSVDFVLQPNKHKNTVFIVDEASMIPDGRQNQKLFESSSLLDDLISYVYAGTNCKIIFIGDTAQLPPVKLNVSPALEPYTLTYDYHKSVTEIELDEVMRQHENSGILANATHLRLLLQNEGNNFQFDIDFPDIKRLIDGYDIEDALVTAYDSDGVEDTAFIVRSNKRANEYNQQIRMKIRGQENEISAGDFVMIVKNNYYWLEEKSAADFIANGDICQVLKIFSIKELYGFNFAEVELKMIDYPEMQPFETVLLLDTLTSESPSLTYEESNKLYQAVKEDYAHEKSKYKQFLAIKKNKYFNSLQVKFSYAMTCHKSQGGQWKTVFIEQPYLPDGVSKEYFRWLYTAITRAQEKLYLIGFKDDFFIN is encoded by the coding sequence ATGCACAAAATACCTACTGATTTTTATAAGGAATTATTGAAGAAATTTCCTTACACACCAACGCTTAAACAAGGGCAATTATTAAATTTATTAAGCATTTTTATTTTTAACGAAGAAAAAGATGCTTTGTTCTTATTAAAAGGATATGCTGGTACTGGTAAAACAACCATAATAAGTACTTTTGTAAATACACTTAGTAGCGTTGGTAAAAAAGCTGTTTTATTAGCACCAACGGGTAGGGCAGCAAAAGTAATTTCGCTTTACTCTAAAAGACCAGCGTTTACAATTCATAAAAAAATATATTTTCCTAAAAAGCAGTCAAACGGATCTGTAGATTTTGTTTTACAACCAAATAAGCATAAAAATACTGTTTTTATTGTTGATGAAGCTTCGATGATTCCTGATGGTAGGCAAAATCAAAAATTGTTTGAATCTAGTTCTTTGTTAGATGATTTAATTTCTTATGTGTATGCAGGTACAAATTGTAAAATAATTTTTATTGGTGATACAGCACAACTTCCGCCAGTAAAATTAAATGTTAGTCCGGCATTAGAACCATATACTTTAACGTACGATTATCATAAAAGTGTAACAGAAATTGAGTTGGATGAAGTTATGCGTCAACATGAAAATTCTGGAATATTAGCAAATGCAACACATTTAAGATTATTGTTGCAAAATGAAGGAAATAATTTTCAGTTTGATATTGATTTTCCAGACATTAAAAGATTAATTGATGGTTACGATATTGAAGATGCACTTGTTACAGCTTATGATTCTGATGGAGTAGAAGATACCGCTTTTATTGTGCGTTCTAACAAAAGAGCAAATGAATACAACCAACAAATACGAATGAAAATTCGCGGACAAGAAAATGAAATTTCTGCAGGTGATTTTGTAATGATTGTAAAAAATAATTATTATTGGTTAGAAGAAAAATCAGCAGCAGATTTTATTGCCAATGGTGATATTTGCCAAGTTTTAAAAATATTTTCTATTAAAGAATTATATGGTTTTAATTTTGCTGAAGTAGAATTAAAAATGATTGATTATCCAGAAATGCAACCCTTTGAAACCGTATTGTTATTAGATACTTTAACAAGCGAAAGTCCGTCTTTAACGTATGAAGAATCTAACAAATTATATCAAGCTGTAAAAGAAGATTACGCACATGAAAAATCGAAATATAAACAGTTTTTAGCCATTAAAAAGAACAAATACTTTAATTCTTTACAAGTAAAGTTTTCTTATGCAATGACGTGTCATAAATCTCAAGGAGGACAATGGAAAACTGTTTTTATAGAACAACCTTATTTACCAGATGGAGTTTCTAAAGAATATTTTAGATGGTTGTATACTGCAATAACGAGAGCGCAAGAAAAATTGTATTTAATTGGCTTTAAAGATGATTTTTTTATTAATTAA
- a CDS encoding DUF3822 family protein, whose product MIKKTVIKKNSKISLKKTKDIELSIQFSLDGFSFCVIDTNTKEKIYFTAYQFEESLNSPEELLEKIESIFKENSILQLEYSSVTVIHQNNLATLVPSKYFDENNLASYLNFNIKTLKTDFIAFDEITAIDVKNVYIPYININNYLFQNFGEFEYKHHLTILIEKLLKIENSSDKTMFINVYKNSFDIIVLENKKILFSNSFLYSSKEDFIYYILFTAEQLQLNTEEFKLYFMGEIETTSEIYKIVYKYIKNIFFLESKNSIFEDLEASNHSNFILLN is encoded by the coding sequence ATGATAAAAAAGACGGTGATAAAGAAGAATAGTAAAATTTCTTTAAAGAAAACAAAAGATATAGAATTATCCATCCAATTTAGTTTGGATGGATTTTCTTTTTGTGTTATAGATACTAATACAAAAGAAAAAATCTATTTTACAGCATATCAATTTGAAGAATCCTTAAATTCTCCAGAAGAATTACTTGAAAAAATTGAATCTATTTTTAAGGAAAATTCAATTTTACAACTTGAATATTCTTCGGTAACAGTAATTCATCAGAATAATTTAGCAACACTTGTACCTTCTAAATATTTTGATGAAAATAATTTAGCTTCGTATCTTAATTTTAATATTAAAACATTAAAAACAGATTTTATTGCTTTTGATGAAATAACAGCTATTGATGTAAAGAACGTTTACATTCCTTATATAAACATTAACAATTATTTGTTTCAAAATTTTGGTGAGTTTGAATACAAACATCATCTTACAATTTTAATAGAAAAACTTTTAAAAATTGAAAACTCTAGCGATAAAACAATGTTTATTAATGTGTATAAAAACTCATTTGATATTATTGTTTTAGAAAATAAAAAAATTCTTTTTTCAAATTCTTTTTTATATTCTTCAAAAGAAGATTTTATCTATTATATTTTATTTACGGCAGAACAACTTCAACTAAATACAGAAGAATTTAAATTGTATTTTATGGGGGAAATAGAAACTACATCAGAGATTTATAAAATTGTGTATAAATACATTAAAAATATCTTTTTCCTAGAAAGTAAAAATTCCATTTTCGAAGATTTAGAAGCTTCAAATCACTCTAACTTCATCTTATTAAACTAA
- a CDS encoding RsmD family RNA methyltransferase → MRIISGKLKARRLKAPKNLPVRPTTDMAKEALFNIINNQYYFDSITVIDLFSGTGNISYEFASRGTKTIYAVDANFNCIKYINSTSKELELDIIAYKSDVYKFLEKTPLQADIIFADPPYDFDTEKFLEIVETVFAKNMLNDDGVLIVEHSKHTDLSTHEKHSYDKRYGGNVFSFFENATEEETED, encoded by the coding sequence ATGAGAATAATATCAGGAAAACTAAAAGCAAGACGTTTAAAAGCACCTAAAAACCTACCTGTTCGTCCAACAACAGATATGGCAAAAGAAGCCTTATTTAACATCATAAATAATCAATATTATTTTGATAGTATAACGGTTATAGACTTGTTTTCTGGAACAGGAAATATTAGTTACGAATTTGCTTCTAGAGGTACAAAAACTATTTATGCTGTTGATGCTAACTTTAATTGTATAAAATACATTAACAGCACATCTAAAGAACTAGAATTAGATATTATTGCTTACAAAAGTGATGTGTATAAATTTTTAGAAAAAACACCTTTACAAGCAGATATTATTTTTGCGGATCCGCCTTACGACTTTGATACAGAAAAATTTTTAGAAATTGTTGAAACTGTTTTTGCTAAAAATATGTTGAATGATGATGGAGTTTTAATTGTTGAACATTCTAAACATACAGATTTATCAACTCATGAAAAACATAGTTACGATAAACGTTATGGAGGAAATGTTTTTAGTTTTTTTGAAAATGCTACAGAAGAAGAAACTGAAGATTAA
- a CDS encoding MoxR family ATPase: MSDLKAVDELVVHYNSLKSEIGKVIIGQQEAVKFTLLSIFCGGHSLLIGVPGLAKTLLVNTISNALGLDFKRIQFTPDLMPSDILGSEILDENRHFKFIKGPIFSNIILADEINRTPPKTQAALLEAMQERSVTVSGNHYKLELPFFVLATQNPIEQEGTYPLPEAQLDRFMFSINLEYPTFKEEVAVVKSTTSNIEYNVKALFSSNDIIAIQKLIRKIPVTDNVIEYAVSLVGKTRPKSKEATEMVKSYLDWGAGPRASQNLILAAKAHAVINGKYSPDIEDVRAVAIPILSHRIVKNYKADAEGISIADIINSLL; the protein is encoded by the coding sequence ATGTCTGATTTAAAAGCTGTAGATGAATTAGTAGTTCATTATAATTCGTTAAAATCTGAAATTGGTAAAGTAATAATTGGTCAACAAGAAGCTGTAAAGTTTACACTTTTGTCGATTTTTTGTGGTGGGCATTCGCTATTAATTGGTGTGCCAGGTTTAGCAAAAACGTTACTGGTAAATACAATTTCTAATGCTTTAGGATTAGATTTTAAACGCATACAGTTTACACCAGATTTAATGCCTTCGGATATTTTAGGAAGCGAGATTTTAGATGAAAACAGACATTTTAAGTTTATAAAAGGACCTATTTTTTCTAATATTATTTTAGCAGATGAAATAAACAGAACTCCGCCAAAAACGCAAGCAGCTTTGTTAGAAGCAATGCAAGAACGTTCTGTAACCGTTTCTGGAAATCATTATAAATTAGAGTTACCATTTTTTGTGTTAGCAACTCAAAATCCTATTGAGCAAGAAGGAACGTATCCTTTACCAGAAGCGCAATTAGATCGTTTTATGTTTTCTATTAATTTAGAATATCCAACATTTAAAGAAGAAGTTGCCGTTGTAAAAAGTACAACTAGCAATATTGAGTATAACGTTAAAGCATTATTTTCTAGTAACGATATTATTGCCATTCAAAAACTGATTAGAAAAATTCCTGTTACAGACAATGTAATAGAATATGCTGTTTCTTTGGTTGGTAAAACAAGACCAAAATCTAAAGAAGCTACAGAAATGGTAAAAAGCTATTTAGATTGGGGAGCAGGACCAAGAGCATCGCAAAACTTAATTTTGGCGGCAAAAGCACATGCTGTAATAAATGGTAAATATTCGCCAGATATAGAAGATGTTAGAGCTGTTGCTATTCCTATTTTATCGCATAGAATTGTAAAAAACTACAAAGCAGATGCAGAAGGAATATCAATTGCAGATATTATTAATTCTTTGCTTTAA